A region of Peromyscus maniculatus bairdii isolate BWxNUB_F1_BW_parent chromosome 7, HU_Pman_BW_mat_3.1, whole genome shotgun sequence DNA encodes the following proteins:
- the LOC102907278 gene encoding LOW QUALITY PROTEIN: methionine-R-sulfoxide reductase B2, mitochondrial-like (The sequence of the model RefSeq protein was modified relative to this genomic sequence to represent the inferred CDS: inserted 1 base in 1 codon; substituted 1 base at 1 genomic stop codon), which yields MARLLRALRGLPLLEVPGRPARACAGSGPGDSGXLTKSKLSLXQRKLTPEQFYVTREKGTEAPFSRMYLNNKETGMYHCVCCDSPLFRDLSSSEKKYCSGTGWPSFSEAHGTTGSDESHAGILRRLDSSLGCAHVEVVCKQCDAHLSHVFPDGPEPTGQRFCMNSVALKFKPGKY from the exons ATGGCACGCCTGCTGCGAGCATTGCGGGGCTTGCCCTTGCTGGAGGTGCCTGGGCGGCCAGCTCGGGCTTGTGCGGGGTCGGGACCCGGGGACTCAGGGTAGCTTACAAAGTCCAAGCTCTCGC AGCAGAGGAAACTGACCCCCGAGCAGTTCTATGTCACCAGAGAGAAGGGAACTGAAGCGCCTTTCAGTAGAATGTACTTGAACAACAAGGAGACAGGGATGTACCATTGTGTGTGCTGTGATAGCCCACTCTTCAgaga CCTCTCAAGTTCCGAGAAGAAGTACTGCTCTGGCACTGGGTGGCCTTCATTTTCTGAGGCTCACGGCACAACAGGTTCAGATGAAAGTCATGCAGGGATCCTGAGACGCCTGGACAGTTCCTTAGGATGTGCTCACGTGGAGGTAGTCTGCAAGCAGTGTGACGCTCACCTCAGCCATGTGTTTCCCGATGGACCCGAGCCCACTGGCCAAAGGTTTTGCATGAACAGTGTGGCCCTGAAGTTCAAACCAGGCAAGTACTGA